The Nitrospinota bacterium genome includes the window GCCTCTGCTTATCTCGGTCATTTTATGGTTTCTCGCGTTCACACCGGCGAGAATGATATACAAAAACGCGAAAAAGGGGATACCGCAGTCTGACAATGTTATCAAGTGGTGCATCAGGTATTCGGCGCTGGGTCTTGCTTTTGTTTACGTTTCGCTGTCGTTGCAGATCCGCTCACTTCTTGTTTTTGCGCTCTTTGCTCCGCTTTTCTATTTTGGAGTGAGGGCTTCGTACGCGGGGTACCAGCGAAGTTTCATATTTGAGATTACGGGGATAGTTTTTCTTTCGCTACTCTCGTTCGGCGGAGCGCTCACGGTTTCCGGCACTCTGTCTCAAGCTGATGTCGCGGTTTGGGCGGTGTTGCTTCTGTTTCTACTCGACAGGAATCTTCAGGCGAGAAACGCCGTGAGGGGGGGGGATTGGTTCGAAGAGGAGCCGCCGAAGGCGAGCGAGCTGAGATTCGTATTCCGGATAAATATTTTCATAGCTCTTGCGTCGCTTCTGATAGCGTCGCTCCTGCTGGAATATTTCATGATGCCAAAAATCTATATGGCGGCTTTCCTGCCAGGTTTTCTTGCAACCGGTTATTTCTTCATGAGGCCGCCGACATCCGTGAAGAGCCTCGGGTGGATGGAAGTCGCGGTTGCTGTTTCCTACGCGATCATTTTTCTCTATCTAAAATCCACCTTATAACCTGGCGGTGTGCCGGATCTTTTTCTTCTCAACCGGCATTTGCCACGCTGATGAAATGGGGCGCTCTAATGTCCTATAATCACCTCTAATGTTTATAGAGGTTTCAGGCTGCAGGGTATATTTTGAAGAGGCTGGAAAGGGTGAACCCCTGCTCCTGTTGCACGGCTGGGGCGTTTCGAGCGAGACGCTAAAACCGCTCTTTTATCACCTTGCGAAGAGGAGGCATGTGCGCGTAATCGATTTTCCCGGGTTCGGACTTTCGAACGCTCCCCCATCCGGAGGTGGCGAGGTCTGGGGGACGAGTGAATACGCGGAGATGCTTCATTCCATTCTTGATTCGTGGGGATGGAAGGGGGCCGACGTATTGGCCCACTCTTTTGGATGCAGGGTGGTCATCCGCCTGATTGCGGGGAGGAAGGGATATTTCAAAAGACTTCTCCTCACCGGCGCCCCTGGGATCAGGCTGAAAGGGAGCGTCCCTCTTTACAAGAAAATCCTCTCCTTGGCCGGGAAGATGTTTGCCTCGTTTGGCCCCCCCGGAAGATGGGTAAGGGGGAGGATATATGCAAAGATCGGTTCTGCCGATTACATCGCCGCAGGCGAGATGCGCGACATACTTGTAAAGGTTGTAAACGAGGATCTCTCCCCGCTTCTGGCGGAAGTGGAGAACGAGACCCTGCTGGTCTGGGGAGAAGCCGACACCGCGACCCCGCTTGAGATAGGGAAGAAGATGGAAGCTCTGATGCCAAACGTCACGCTCAATGTCATACCGGGAGCCGGGCATTACTCCTTCACGGAAAAGCCGGAGACCTTTTTCTCCATTGCCGACAGATTTTTCGAGCGGGATAACCGATGACATATATTGATCTGGCGACAACCGCTGCATGGCTATTGATGTCCATAATGATAATGACCCGTTTCATCGCCATTCTGCAGAGTGAGCGTTATCACACCGATTCCTATCTGAAGTGGGTAATGGACGGCGGCGGGCTGAAGGTCTATTCGCCGGTGAAGTACGACAAGCCGCTCCACTTTGTATGTCTTGCGATAATGGCGAGCTACTATTTTTCACCGTACAAGGTTCACATAGAGCAGTTGATCCTGACAGCCGGGGCCGTTTACTGGACGCTCACTCACTTCAGGGGGGTGAAATCGGGGAAAAAACCGTTCGCATTGACAGCGAGGGTGAAAAGGCTTTTCGTGATAACCATCGCCCTTGAAGGGCTCCTCCTTTTCGTAGCGTACCTGTTCGGCATGAGGATGTTCATCGCCTTGATAGTGCTTTTCGCGTACATGCAGCCGTTCCTCATCGCGCTTGCGAACATTATCGCCAAACCGGTCGAGCAGTTCTTTCAGCAGGGTTTCAAGAGAGCGGCGATGAAAAAGATCGCGGGGAAAAGGGTGGTCGCCATCACCGGAAGCTACGGCAAGACCGGGACAAAGGAAGCGGTTGCGCATATGCTCGAAACGGCGTACCCGCTTTTGAAGACTCCGGGAAGCTACAACACTCCGATGGGGCTTTGTAAGGTAATAAACGACGAGATGAGCCCGCATCACGAAATCTTTGTTTCTGAAATGGGGGCAACGCGAAAAGGGGATATAAAAGAACTTTGCGAAATAGCCAGGCCGTCGATAGCGGTGATAACGAGCATCGGCGAGGCGCACATGGAAAGCTTCGGGTCGATAGAGAATGTTGCTTCGACCAAATTCGAGATAGCCGAGGCGTTGCCGGATGACGGCGTGCTGGCATACAACAGCGATTACAAACTGGCGAGGGAGAGAGCCGGTGCGATTCCGCAAAGAACAGTCACCTTCGGTTTCGAGAACGGCGCGGAATACAGGCCGTATAACATCCGCTGTGACTCCAGGGGCTCGACTTTCGACTTGCAGACCCCCGGCGGAGTTGTCGAGGGTATTGGCATAAAACTTCTTGGGCGGTTGAACGTGATAAACGTTGTCGCCGGGTTTGTCGTCGGAGAACTGATGGGGGTCGGCAGGGATAAGCTGAAGAACGCGGCGGCGACGCTTCCACAAATGGAGGCGAGGCTCCAGCTGCTTTCCACGGGGTCGTACCTGGTAATAAACGACGGTTTTAATTCAAATCTTCTCGGCGCGAAAGCGGCCACGGAAACGCTCTCCTATTTCGAAGGTTACAGGAGGATACTGGTGACCCCCGGGATAGTTGATCTCGGACATAAACATGAAGTGATAAATTTCGATTTTGGAAAATCGGCCGCCAGAAACTGCGACCAGGCTATCTTGATAAACGAGAGGCGCACGAAACCGCTGAAAAACGGTCTGCTGGCAGGAGGGATGAAACCGGATGATATCAAGGTCTTCCCGTCACTGGCGGAAGCGAGGGAGTTTATCGACGAAACCGTGGGAGAGGGGAGCGTGGTTCTTTTTGAAAATGACCTCCCGGACCATATGGAAGTATTTTAGGCGTATTAAGCGTTTGAAAGAAGGGCGAGAGCGTCCTTTGCTTCTTTCATATCCGGGCTGAATTGAAGAGCTTTTTCGAACTCTTCCTTTGCCTTTTTTTCGTTCTTCAGGGAATGATATGCTTTCCCGAGATTGTAATGCACATTTGAATCTTCAGGGTCGATGCTTAACGCCTTCAGATAGAATTCAACGGAAAGCTTCGGCTCATCCATGAGGCGGTAGCATATTCCGGTAAGGTTGTATGCCCTTATGTCCGAGGGATTTATTGTCGAGGAATTTTTAAGCATCTCTATAGCCTCCGAGAACATTCTTTGGTGCAGGTACGCTTCTCCAGCGATGAACGGTATGCGGGGGTCGTCCGGCTCCATGGCAAGAGCCTTGCCAAGCGAAAATTTGGCCTTCCCGAGATCGCCATCCTCAAGGTAATGGAGGAAGAGGTCGAGCCAGTCTTTCGCGCTTTCGGGAGTTATTTTCATGGCCTTTTTCATCACTTCCCTTGCTTCCGCTTCCATCCCGAGTTTTTTATAAACGCTGATAAGATTGAAGTAGGCGAGCACAAGGGTAGGGTCTACTTTGATCGCTTCATTGAATTCGTTTTTGGCTGTCTCCTGATTTTCCGGGCTGTCTTCTATCGCCAGGAGCGATTTACCGATACCCCAGTGCGATTTTGCCTTTATTCTGTTTGAGTCGGAAGGTTTATGCTTGCTTATCGCCTTTTTGAAAAATTCGATCGCCTTAACGTAATTCTTTTCACGCAACAAAGCTTCGCCGTATTTGACGTTCGCCTCGGATGAATTGGGGTTTGAATTTACCAGTTTTTTAAGCTCCTCAACCTCTTCCTTGTGCATACCGGTTTTCTGGTAGCAGGTTTTAAGGAGCAGGTGCGCCCTCTGGTCGGTGAAATCTATAAAAACGGCGGAGCGGAGGATCGGGATGGCAGATTTGAAATCCCCTTCTTCGACCATATATTCGGCGATGGTTATATACGGCGACTTGCTCCACGGGGCGAGTTTTTTTATGTTTTCAAGTTCGCCTATCGCGCTTAAATTTAATTTTGTGCGGAACTCCGCGATATCGTCTGTTTGACCTTTCTCCCAAAACTGCTGAAGCGCAGCGTCGCGGTTCCTTTGAAGCCTTCTCACATAGTGATCGACAACCTTTGTAAGGCATGACTGAAAATCCGCATTTGAAAAAGGCATTTTAAGAAACTCGATGCCGAGTTTTTTCAAGGTGCTTCTTTCGGTTTTTTCTATTTCTTCCGCCTCCAGAATGATGGCGATGGCAGGAGGTAATTTCTTTTTCATCAATACGGTCGCGGTCTTGATGCCCCCCATCCCTTTCTTCGTAAACTGGGATACAAGGATCAGTTCGAAATATTGGTTTTTTGCCGCGTCGTCATCGACTTTTCTCAGCGCAGTTTCGCCGATATCTGCTTCAACCACATTGATCGTATGATTTGATTCATGGGTTCTGTATGGCAGGGTCTCAAGGGCGCTTCGGACGTGCGAGATCTCAAAAGCCTTTTCACTGACAATGAGCACTCTCAAGGGAGCCAACTCCTCGCATGTGAAGAAGTGAAGGAAATTTCGTTGCAGGGAGCCTGTAAATTCTCAAATGGCGGTATATGCGAAGTCGTATTAATTGACATTTTCCAGTTGAGCGATAGCTTCTTTGGCTTCGCGCAGGTCAGGGTTCAGATTCAGCGCCGTCTGGAAGGAATCCGTCGCTTTTCTCACATCCTTTAAAGCGGTGAATGCCTTTCCAAGATTGTAGTGCACGTTGAAATCCTTGGGATCTATTTGAAGCGCCTTTTGATAGTAATCCACCGAGCGTTTAGGCTCGTTGAGGTGCCTGTAGCAGATGCCGAGAGAGTTGTACGACCTGATCTCGGAAGGATATATCTCTATGGATTTTTCGAAATTTTCCGCCGCGTCCTTGAACATCCTTTGTCGCAGGAATGCTTCTCCGGCAAGGTAAAGCGTAAGAGGATTTTCCTCTTCCATGGAAAGCGATTTGTTAAGCGCGAATTTGGCTTTTGTCGTATCGCCGTCTTCGAGGTAGAAGAAAAAGAGGTCGAGCCAGTCCTTGGCGGTATTGGGAGTGATCTTTACCGCGCTCCTCATCACCTCTTCGGCTTCCTTTTGCATGCCGAGTTTCTTGTAGACGCTTATGAGGTTGAAATAGGCGAGCACAAGCGTCGGGTCTACGTTGATTGCGGCGTTTAATTCCTCTTTTGCCTGCTCCTGGAGATTTTTGTCGTCTCCCATTCCCATAAGCGATTTTCCAACGCCGTAATGTGATTTAGCCTTTATCCTGTTTGAGTCGGTAGGTTTGTGATTGGCGATCGCCTTTTTGAAGAACTCGGCCGCTTTCGTGTAGTTGCCTTCCTGAAGGAGCGTTTCCCCGACGCGCGCATTTATTTCGGCCGATTTCGGGTTCTGCGCGAGGAGTTTTTTCAGTTCCCCCAATTCTTCCTTTGCCATGCCGATCTTCCGGTAGCAGGTCTTCAGGAGTTTGTGGGGCATCTGGTCGTTGAAATCAATCCGTATGGCTGTTCGTAGAAGAGTAATAGGGGTTTTAAAATCCCCTTCCTCTATCAGATACCGGCTGATAAGAAGATACGGCTTTTTGTTCCAGGGGGCGATTATCTTTATTTTTCCCAGTTCGTTGATGGAGCTTTTATTTATTTTGTGCCGGAATTCCGTGATGTTCACGGTCGCCCCCTGCGATTCTATACGCTTGAGCGCGTTCTCGCGGTTTCTCTCGACATTGGAAGCGACAGAGCCGACGACGTTCGACAGCGACTGTTCAAAATCCTCGAGGTTGTAGGGCATTTTCAAAAAGCCGTGAATTCCCGCCTTTGTCCCTGCGGACATCATATCCTTGTCTATGAATTCAGTTACAAGGAGGATCGGCGGAACCGGAAGATTTTTTTTGGCGGCCAGGTTTTGCGCGGTCTGGAGACCGGAAAATATTTTCATTTTCTGGGAGATTATCAGAAGGTCGTAAACAGCCCCCTTTTTGGCGTCCGTTTCAAGCTTTTCCATGGCGGCCTTGCCGGAATTCGCCTCATAGAAATCAATGCGTATATCCGACTCGTATATCTTGTATGGAGATTTTTCAAAATAGCCGCGCAACTGCTGTATTTCAAAACTTTTCTCGCTAACTATCAGAATTCTCATATTTCTCCCAGCTCCATGCTAAAAATCCTCTCCTGACTCCTCTATTATTTATAAAAAGAATATGGAAAACAGGAAGGTACCGGAACAGAATAACTAGACAGGCATCTGTTTGTAAAGTGTAAAGAAGAGAAACATATTTGCGGGTGCTGGGTCGACTCTTGGATGTCTTGTGAAGCGATGTCTGTTTTATTTGAATCGTGACAGCATTGCGGATACCACATGCCTGATGGAGCCCCTGTTTTCAGCATCGATAACCGCAAAGTAGTATGCCGTGAAAAAAAGAGTTGTATGAAGAAGCAGTTTTACGGGGAACAGAAAAGAGGGGCTGGAAATGAAATATACCGGTACAAATATCAATCCGGCGATAGCTGTTTTCAGCAAACCTGAAAAAATCGAAAACAGCCCGGCATCCAGGTTTCTCCCGGCTAAGTAAACAAGGAGGAGAAGACCGACCGCCTGGCAAGCAAGTGTAGCGTAAACCACACCGATCATCCCAACCGCCTCTACCATAATGAAGTCGAGCGCGATATTTGCCGTGGCGATGCCAACCGCAAGTTTAGCGGTTATTTCAGGTTTGTCGACAGCCTGCATAACGAGGCGGGGGACGGTAGAGACTGCGCCCAAAAGCCATGCAACGCTCAGCCATTGAAGTATGGGAGCGGCAGGCGCGAAGTCTTCACCGACCCAGAGGCGGAGCATATCCTCCGCGTAGACAAAAAAGAAAACAGCAACGGGGATCAGTAGGGCCAGTGAATGCATGGTTCCCGATACGAATATGTTTTTTATTTCATTGTTTCGTTTTTCGCCGTAAAGACCGGAGAGGGTAGGGAGGAGGACAGCTCCAAGCACCCCCGATACTTCCATAATCTTTATGGCAATGACATTCGCGACAGAATAGAGCGCGACGGAAGCGGGAGTGAGCATGATGCCGAGAACGTATACGTCGCACTGGTTGATCGTCTGTCCGGCGGCCTGTGCGGTGAATGAGTAGGACTTGAACCGCATGGTATCTTTCATGGTTTTTCTGTCGAAAAGTTTCAGGCTCACCCTGATCTCCGGGAAATATTTCAGGAAAAGCATCATCGAGTGCGCCCTCCAGACAATCCCGCCGACCGTAATGACCGCAACAGCGGCTTCCGCGCTGTTCCACCTTTTCAGCGTGATGATAAGCGCGCCGAGGATAATCGTCTGGTAAAAGATCCGGAGCATGTTGTAGATATCAAATCGGTTTTGCGCGACGAAACCCTTGTTGTATACGTTCAGCGGGTAGAGGATTATCAATCCGGCGGCGATGATGAAAAATATGTTTTTAAGGCTCTCCATCAATGCATGCGGGAAGGTGAAAAGGAGGTCTATCCCGTACCATGCGAAAATCAGGGTGAGGAGAGAAAAAAGAAATCCGAAGAAGATGCTGGTGGCAAAAAGCGTGGAGGCCACCCTGCTCTTCTCTTCGCTGTTTTGCGCTTCGGATATCTTTTTAACTATCGTGTCGCCGATACCTATGTCGATGTAGACGAAATACCCAGATACTCCCCCTACGAGGGCCAATAGCCCGAATGCGTCTGTTCCTATCAGGTCAATTACGGTGCGCGTGCCGACGAGCACGAGAATGAACTGCCAAAGCGCGCCGAAAGTATTCGTGGCGACATTTTTTCCGAATATCCTTGCGGTTGACGAATTGTTCATCGGGATACTTTAGAAGCTACCGGTTTGCTCTGCAAGCGGGTAGTTTTTGCTCCGGCTGTTTGCCGGCGCGAAGGGGTGTGGCTAATTCGTCAGTTTGACGTATCTCTTCTTGCCGAGCTTTATAACGTACTCTCCAGGAGAGATGGAAAATGTTTCGTCCGAAATCTTCTCGCCGTCGACCGCCAGTCCCCCCTGCTTGATTAGGCGTCTTGCCTCGGAAGAGCTTTTCACCGCTCCGGTCTTGGCCAGGATTATGGAGAGCGGCTCTTTCTCCCCCTCCCATTGGTGAGTGAAGGTTTCCATATCGTCGGGCACCTTCTTTTCGCGGAACTGTGAATCGAAATCGGCTCCTGCGCTCTCCGCGGTTATGCTGTCGTAAAAACGCTCAACTATTCTCTTTGCCAGCTCCATCTTCGCTTCTCGCGGGTGGAGGTCTCCCCCTGAGAGTTTTTCCTTTATGGCTTTAAACTCTTCGGGAGTGAGTCCGCCAACGAGCTCGTAGTACCGCACCATAAGTTCGTCCGATATCGACATTATCTTGCCGACGATGTCACCCGGCTTTTCGTCTACACCGATGTAGTTGCCGAGCGATTTGCTCATTTTGTTTACTCCGTCGGTTCCTTCCAGAAGCGGCATTGTTATTACCGCCTGCGGGGACTGCCCCTCGGCCTTCTGAAGTTCGCGCCCCACGAGGAGGTTGAACTTCTGATCGGTTCCTCCAATCTCGACGTCCGCCTTAAGCGCGACCGAATCGTAACCTTGTATCAGGGGGTACAGGAATTCATGGATCGCTATCGGTCTTTGCTCCGTATACCGCTTGTGGAAGTCGTCCCTTTCGAGCATTCTCGCGACTGTATGCCTGGAAGCGAGTTTTATCATATCGGCGGCGCTGAATTTGTCGAACCACTCGGAGTTGAAAACAACTTTCGTAAGAGCGGGGTCGAGAATCTTGAATACCTGCGATTGGTAGGTCTTGGCGTTTTCAAGAATCTGTTCACGCGACAGGGGGGGGCGGGTTTCGGACTTGCCCGATGGGTCCCCGATAGCGGCGGTGAAATCGCCGATAAGGAAAACCACGTTATGCCCCTGCTCCTGGAACTGGCGCATCTTGTGGATCAGTACCGTGTGTCCCAGGTGGATGTCCGGCGCGGTCGGATCGAATCCTGCCTTGACGGTAAGGGGCCTGTTTAGTTTCAGCTTCCCCTTCAGTTCTTCCTCTCCGATCACCTCAACCGTTCCGAGGGAGAATATCTCCAGCTGTCTCCTGATATCAATGCTTACCATATTTTGTCCGAAAGGTTACCATACCTGTAATGGAAAACGTAAGTAGTCTTATCGGGAGTGCCGGAAATTCATGAATTCCGGATTCAGCGTCTGCCTTGTTTATCCAAACCGCCGGGAGGTTGCGGAATCAAACCTCGGCTTCCAGAAGATATTCGGCGAGCTTGCGAAAATCCCCGGAACGGTTTGCGACCGTGCATATCTCCCTTCAGCCGGAGACGATCCAGGAGGGGGAATTACATCGCTGTTGTTCTCAAAACCTTTAAAGGAGTTTGATCTGATCGCCTTTTCCGTCACGTTTGAAATGGATTCCTTGAACATTCTTAAAATATTGGATACCTCCGGAATCCCGCTGAGAAGCGACGAGAGAGGGGACGCGATCCCCGTCATATGCGCGGGGGGGGTTGCGGTTACGCTGAATCCCGAACCGTTATCAGATTTTTTCGATTTTTTTGTCATAGGAGAAGGTGAGGCAGAAAGCGGCAACAGTGGCGAGAGCGCCGTTATGCGGATAGTCTCATCCCTTTCGTCGAGCCGAGGGGGCGACAGGAGGGAGAGGCTCTCCATTCTCTCGGAGATCGACGGGATCTACG containing:
- a CDS encoding tetratricopeptide repeat protein, translated to MRILIVSEKSFEIQQLRGYFEKSPYKIYESDIRIDFYEANSGKAAMEKLETDAKKGAVYDLLIISQKMKIFSGLQTAQNLAAKKNLPVPPILLVTEFIDKDMMSAGTKAGIHGFLKMPYNLEDFEQSLSNVVGSVASNVERNRENALKRIESQGATVNITEFRHKINKSSINELGKIKIIAPWNKKPYLLISRYLIEEGDFKTPITLLRTAIRIDFNDQMPHKLLKTCYRKIGMAKEELGELKKLLAQNPKSAEINARVGETLLQEGNYTKAAEFFKKAIANHKPTDSNRIKAKSHYGVGKSLMGMGDDKNLQEQAKEELNAAINVDPTLVLAYFNLISVYKKLGMQKEAEEVMRSAVKITPNTAKDWLDLFFFYLEDGDTTKAKFALNKSLSMEEENPLTLYLAGEAFLRQRMFKDAAENFEKSIEIYPSEIRSYNSLGICYRHLNEPKRSVDYYQKALQIDPKDFNVHYNLGKAFTALKDVRKATDSFQTALNLNPDLREAKEAIAQLENVN
- a CDS encoding oligosaccharide flippase family protein, which produces MNNSSTARIFGKNVATNTFGALWQFILVLVGTRTVIDLIGTDAFGLLALVGGVSGYFVYIDIGIGDTIVKKISEAQNSEEKSRVASTLFATSIFFGFLFSLLTLIFAWYGIDLLFTFPHALMESLKNIFFIIAAGLIILYPLNVYNKGFVAQNRFDIYNMLRIFYQTIILGALIITLKRWNSAEAAVAVITVGGIVWRAHSMMLFLKYFPEIRVSLKLFDRKTMKDTMRFKSYSFTAQAAGQTINQCDVYVLGIMLTPASVALYSVANVIAIKIMEVSGVLGAVLLPTLSGLYGEKRNNEIKNIFVSGTMHSLALLIPVAVFFFVYAEDMLRLWVGEDFAPAAPILQWLSVAWLLGAVSTVPRLVMQAVDKPEITAKLAVGIATANIALDFIMVEAVGMIGVVYATLACQAVGLLLLVYLAGRNLDAGLFSIFSGLLKTAIAGLIFVPVYFISSPSFLFPVKLLLHTTLFFTAYYFAVIDAENRGSIRHVVSAMLSRFK
- a CDS encoding alpha/beta hydrolase, yielding MFIEVSGCRVYFEEAGKGEPLLLLHGWGVSSETLKPLFYHLAKRRHVRVIDFPGFGLSNAPPSGGGEVWGTSEYAEMLHSILDSWGWKGADVLAHSFGCRVVIRLIAGRKGYFKRLLLTGAPGIRLKGSVPLYKKILSLAGKMFASFGPPGRWVRGRIYAKIGSADYIAAGEMRDILVKVVNEDLSPLLAEVENETLLVWGEADTATPLEIGKKMEALMPNVTLNVIPGAGHYSFTEKPETFFSIADRFFERDNR
- the tyrS gene encoding tyrosine--tRNA ligase; protein product: MVSIDIRRQLEIFSLGTVEVIGEEELKGKLKLNRPLTVKAGFDPTAPDIHLGHTVLIHKMRQFQEQGHNVVFLIGDFTAAIGDPSGKSETRPPLSREQILENAKTYQSQVFKILDPALTKVVFNSEWFDKFSAADMIKLASRHTVARMLERDDFHKRYTEQRPIAIHEFLYPLIQGYDSVALKADVEIGGTDQKFNLLVGRELQKAEGQSPQAVITMPLLEGTDGVNKMSKSLGNYIGVDEKPGDIVGKIMSISDELMVRYYELVGGLTPEEFKAIKEKLSGGDLHPREAKMELAKRIVERFYDSITAESAGADFDSQFREKKVPDDMETFTHQWEGEKEPLSIILAKTGAVKSSSEARRLIKQGGLAVDGEKISDETFSISPGEYVIKLGKKRYVKLTN
- a CDS encoding UDP-N-acetylmuramoyl-tripeptide--D-alanyl-D-alanine ligase, whose translation is MTYIDLATTAAWLLMSIMIMTRFIAILQSERYHTDSYLKWVMDGGGLKVYSPVKYDKPLHFVCLAIMASYYFSPYKVHIEQLILTAGAVYWTLTHFRGVKSGKKPFALTARVKRLFVITIALEGLLLFVAYLFGMRMFIALIVLFAYMQPFLIALANIIAKPVEQFFQQGFKRAAMKKIAGKRVVAITGSYGKTGTKEAVAHMLETAYPLLKTPGSYNTPMGLCKVINDEMSPHHEIFVSEMGATRKGDIKELCEIARPSIAVITSIGEAHMESFGSIENVASTKFEIAEALPDDGVLAYNSDYKLARERAGAIPQRTVTFGFENGAEYRPYNIRCDSRGSTFDLQTPGGVVEGIGIKLLGRLNVINVVAGFVVGELMGVGRDKLKNAAATLPQMEARLQLLSTGSYLVINDGFNSNLLGAKAATETLSYFEGYRRILVTPGIVDLGHKHEVINFDFGKSAARNCDQAILINERRTKPLKNGLLAGGMKPDDIKVFPSLAEAREFIDETVGEGSVVLFENDLPDHMEVF
- a CDS encoding YwiC-like family protein, which produces MSDTKMIMPKEHGMWAWILLPLIVGIGSATGPKVLGMPLLISVILWFLAFTPARMIYKNAKKGIPQSDNVIKWCIRYSALGLAFVYVSLSLQIRSLLVFALFAPLFYFGVRASYAGYQRSFIFEITGIVFLSLLSFGGALTVSGTLSQADVAVWAVLLLFLLDRNLQARNAVRGGDWFEEEPPKASELRFVFRINIFIALASLLIASLLLEYFMMPKIYMAAFLPGFLATGYFFMRPPTSVKSLGWMEVAVAVSYAIIFLYLKSTL
- a CDS encoding tetratricopeptide repeat protein, whose protein sequence is MLIVSEKAFEISHVRSALETLPYRTHESNHTINVVEADIGETALRKVDDDAAKNQYFELILVSQFTKKGMGGIKTATVLMKKKLPPAIAIILEAEEIEKTERSTLKKLGIEFLKMPFSNADFQSCLTKVVDHYVRRLQRNRDAALQQFWEKGQTDDIAEFRTKLNLSAIGELENIKKLAPWSKSPYITIAEYMVEEGDFKSAIPILRSAVFIDFTDQRAHLLLKTCYQKTGMHKEEVEELKKLVNSNPNSSEANVKYGEALLREKNYVKAIEFFKKAISKHKPSDSNRIKAKSHWGIGKSLLAIEDSPENQETAKNEFNEAIKVDPTLVLAYFNLISVYKKLGMEAEAREVMKKAMKITPESAKDWLDLFLHYLEDGDLGKAKFSLGKALAMEPDDPRIPFIAGEAYLHQRMFSEAIEMLKNSSTINPSDIRAYNLTGICYRLMDEPKLSVEFYLKALSIDPEDSNVHYNLGKAYHSLKNEKKAKEEFEKALQFSPDMKEAKDALALLSNA